A genomic segment from Halobacteriovorax sp. DA5 encodes:
- a CDS encoding XRE family transcriptional regulator: MTYKNEDVLKRIHDSKRSELTHITGKSSLSIEERVKVSLCKHFVRFANEKKMKPKDLSDLTGISASLISEITNYKIKKFSIDILLKSLTILGAHSPRIWEYLVFIEKAVEVPALKATEARKLIKIIRK, encoded by the coding sequence ATGACTTATAAAAATGAAGATGTTTTAAAAAGAATTCATGATTCTAAAAGAAGTGAACTTACTCATATCACTGGCAAAAGCTCTCTCTCGATTGAAGAAAGAGTAAAAGTGAGTCTATGTAAACACTTTGTGCGTTTTGCTAATGAGAAGAAAATGAAACCGAAGGACTTAAGTGATCTAACAGGCATTTCGGCTAGTCTTATATCTGAAATTACAAACTACAAAATCAAAAAGTTTTCGATAGATATATTGTTAAAGAGCTTAACGATTCTTGGCGCACACTCACCACGTATTTGGGAGTACTTAGTCTTTATAGAGAAGGCCGTTGAAGTTCCTGCGCTTAAAGCCACAGAGGCGAGGAAGCTAATAAAAATAATCCGCAAATAA
- a CDS encoding GSU2403 family nucleotidyltransferase fold protein: MEELKIDKEFYDAFKKLLVGLEDYNKEIVIIGGLANALYQYHEYGQNSRLGVLATKDLDVLTSDKVTMLNKSIIDGLTEQGFVVDPKPVEDKIITKFTLPDTNFEIEFLCPMKGGDPDKEGKRQLVKEIQDGVKAQPLRYLDLALFDPWTINSKNIPELNDIDIDIQIPNPGAYLIQKFIIKDRRKPAFAQKDCFYIYELLLKFRDNFDILKGCIDDLVVKNTQKGGYRKVRGFKEDFKEYFASTLAEGTLRCHRELKARDYDSIEIEDVQAVFDLFFEEL, translated from the coding sequence GTGGAAGAATTAAAAATCGATAAAGAGTTTTATGATGCTTTTAAGAAGCTTCTAGTAGGTCTTGAAGATTACAATAAAGAGATTGTAATAATTGGTGGATTGGCGAATGCACTTTATCAATATCATGAGTATGGCCAAAATAGTAGACTTGGAGTTCTTGCAACAAAAGACCTCGATGTTTTAACATCTGACAAAGTAACGATGCTCAATAAATCAATAATTGATGGACTCACTGAGCAGGGCTTCGTCGTTGACCCTAAACCTGTTGAAGATAAAATAATCACTAAGTTTACATTGCCTGATACGAATTTTGAGATTGAATTTCTTTGCCCGATGAAGGGAGGAGATCCCGATAAAGAAGGAAAGAGGCAATTAGTTAAGGAAATTCAGGATGGTGTTAAGGCCCAACCTTTGAGATATCTTGATCTTGCTTTATTTGATCCTTGGACCATCAATTCAAAAAACATTCCTGAACTAAATGACATAGACATAGATATTCAAATTCCAAACCCTGGAGCATATCTTATTCAAAAGTTTATAATCAAGGATAGAAGAAAGCCTGCTTTTGCCCAGAAGGATTGCTTTTATATTTATGAACTACTTTTAAAGTTTAGAGATAACTTTGATATACTTAAAGGGTGTATCGACGATCTTGTTGTGAAGAATACACAAAAAGGCGGATACAGGAAAGTGAGAGGCTTTAAAGAAGACTTTAAAGAATACTTTGCATCTACTCTGGCCGAAGGAACGCTACGTTGTCACAGAGAGCTTAAGGCGCGAGACTACGACTCTATTGAAATTGAAGATGTGCAGGCTGTTTTTGATCTGTTCTTTGAGGAGTTATAA
- a CDS encoding cation transporter codes for MQKTSVNIKRMDCPSEIKMIEGLMENLDPSAKMVFDLESRTVQFYHSVDKDQILDSLKAISLPGDLISSQEVLDHDIPDIAPSVEAKTLKYLLGINFTMFVVEIILGFYAESTGLLADGLDMLADSFVYGISLYAVGKSIAMKHKAAYFSGIMQISLGLLCLVEVGRKFYFGSEPLSNYMIVVSVIALIANLWCLILIHKHKDGEVHMKASWIFSANDVIVNTGVIFSGVLVYFLKSNVPDLVIGGIVSLVVIKGGISIIKLSKIKKAEPIKESCCSSNCD; via the coding sequence ATGCAAAAAACATCTGTAAATATAAAAAGAATGGATTGTCCTTCTGAAATAAAAATGATCGAAGGATTGATGGAAAACTTAGACCCAAGCGCGAAGATGGTGTTTGATTTAGAGTCTAGGACTGTGCAGTTTTATCATAGTGTAGATAAAGACCAGATACTGGACTCTTTAAAGGCTATTTCTCTTCCCGGTGATTTAATAAGCTCTCAAGAGGTTTTAGATCATGATATTCCAGATATCGCTCCTAGTGTAGAAGCGAAAACGCTAAAATACTTACTCGGTATAAATTTTACGATGTTTGTTGTTGAGATCATTTTAGGGTTTTATGCTGAGTCTACTGGGCTTCTTGCTGATGGGCTAGATATGCTGGCTGATTCATTTGTGTATGGTATAAGTCTTTATGCCGTTGGAAAGTCGATTGCAATGAAGCATAAGGCGGCATATTTTAGCGGAATTATGCAAATCTCTCTTGGCCTGCTTTGCTTGGTCGAGGTTGGTAGAAAATTCTATTTTGGAAGTGAGCCACTGTCTAATTATATGATCGTGGTTTCAGTAATTGCACTTATCGCTAACCTCTGGTGTCTTATATTGATTCATAAGCATAAAGACGGAGAAGTTCACATGAAGGCCAGCTGGATATTTTCTGCTAATGATGTAATCGTTAATACCGGAGTGATTTTTTCCGGCGTTTTGGTATATTTTCTTAAGAGTAATGTTCCTGACCTTGTTATTGGAGGAATTGTCTCTCTTGTTGTAATCAAAGGTGGCATTAGCATAATTAAGCTATCAAAAATTAAGAAAGCAGAGCCTATAAAAGAATCATGTTGTTCAAGTAACTGTGATTAA
- a CDS encoding antitoxin Xre/MbcA/ParS toxin-binding domain-containing protein — MENAISNSAISNVLGFFTETGDLKIDEMSRFLEISRAELASAFNLTADKIRPNRIAAKTKERLKELAGAIEFVAETFEGDVNKAKKWINSPNLNFGGSSPKSLILKGRVSKVTKFVYAAKSGY; from the coding sequence ATGGAAAATGCGATTTCAAATTCTGCTATATCTAATGTATTGGGTTTTTTTACTGAAACAGGCGATTTAAAAATTGATGAAATGAGTAGATTTCTCGAGATCTCACGAGCGGAACTAGCGTCAGCTTTTAATCTAACAGCTGACAAAATTAGACCCAATAGAATAGCTGCAAAAACTAAGGAACGTCTAAAAGAATTAGCTGGTGCAATTGAATTTGTAGCAGAAACTTTTGAAGGGGATGTTAACAAGGCTAAGAAGTGGATCAATTCTCCAAATTTGAACTTTGGTGGTTCAAGTCCAAAAAGCTTAATCTTAAAGGGCCGAGTTAGTAAAGTTACTAAGTTTGTATATGCTGCAAAGTCTGGTTATTAG